The nucleotide sequence CCACCCTGCCCACCATTGATGTGACTGTGGTGAACTCCAGCGAAGCCACCCTCAACGGCGTTCCCGTCAACATGCCCAACGGCCGCAACACGTTTGCCGTGTTCTTCCCGGGCAAATACGAGGCCAGCCTTAACGGTACTTATTTCGAAGCTCCCGCAACCTCCGCGCTCGTCACAACGCGCGACGGCGGACAGGCACCCCTGAACCTGCAGACCCGGTCCACCAAAGCCATGAACGACGCCGTGGCCGGGAAAGTGCGCGAATTCCTGGACACCTGCGCAGCCCAGGCCACCGAACAGCAGCGCCTGCAGCCCGACTGCCCGTTCTACCACGTCAGCAATGCCCGGGTAGTGGACGGCACCATCAAGTGGGCCATCACGGAGTATCCCAAGATCACCATTGAACCGTTCAGCGGCAAATGGGTTGTTGCTCCGTTGAACGGCAAGGCTACGTTGACCGCCCGGGAGGTCAACCTGTTCACGGGACTAGTGAACGACCTCAACGTGGAGCACGACTTCAGCTTCACCACCCAGTTGGATGTCAGCGGCGACACTGTGACGGTTACACCCCTGCTGACGTTCTAGCCCGCGGGAAAAACCCGGCGGTTTTGTAGTGCTTTTTGGTACTGCAGGGGCTGGTTTTTGGTACTGCAGGGCTGGCGCCGCCAGCGTAGTGGCACGCGGCCTTTGGGGATCAGGTCCCGGTGAAAGCACAACGGCCCGCCTCCTGCCCGGTGTGGGAGGAGACGGGCCAGCTGCGTGGGGTTTAGTCCATGCCGCGGAGGTCCAGCACGAGCTCAGACTCCCCGTCGGCCTGCAGGACCACCGGAATGCCCCAATCCTGCTGGTACAGGTGGCAAGCGGCGTGGTCCGGGATTTCGCCGTCTTCGGTCTCCGGTCCATCACAGGCGGCCGCGCGGGCGGTGATGTGCAGGATTCCTTCGGGGACATCCGCCGACAATTCAAGCGTGCGCAGGAGACCCACCGAGGTCCCGCCGCCGGAAACCAGGAGCTCGGGCGGTGTGGAGGAAATCTTCATCTGGGTGGGATCGCCCCAGCGGTCATCAAGCTTTTGACCGGTGGGAGCCTTGAAGCGCACGGCCAGCTCAAGGGTACCGGGCGTGACCGGGCTCTTGGGGCGGTGCGTCTGCGATGCGCCCTCGTCCACCTGTTGGGCTTCCTTGGGGATCGGTACCAGGACCAGCTGGTGCTTGTTCGATTCCACCACTACCAGCAACGGATCGCTGCCTTCCACCTGGACCACCACGACGTCGCTCGGCTCAGCGAGGCCCCGGGCCAGGGTGGAGACGGACTTGGTGGCGGGGTCGTAGCGGCGCACAGCCCCGTTGTAGGTATCGGCGATGGCCACCGAGTTGTCCGGAAGCACAGTCACGCCCAAAGGGTGCTGCAAGCGGGCTTCGGCAGCTTCCCCATCACGGAAGCCGAAATCGAACAGGCCCTTGCCTACTGCGGTTTCCACGGTCACGCCGGAATCGCTGACCACCAGGCGGCGCAAGGACGATGTCTCCGAGTCAGCTACCCAGATGTTGTCTTCGCCGTCGATTGCCAGGCCGGAGGATTGTGCGAACCAGGCTTCCTCGGCTTTGCCGTCCAGCAAACCTTCAAGACCGGAGCCGGCCAGGATGGAGACCTCATTGGCCAGGGGGTCAAAAGCGAAAATCTGGTGTGTGCCGGCCATGGCGATGACCACCTTCTGCAGCTTTTCGCTCCAGACCACATCCCATGGCGAGGAAAGGGACACTTCCGTGCCGCGCCCGAGCGCTCCAACGTCCAGGGCGTCCCCGGCGAAGTCAGCCGGACCGTCGTCGTGGTGTTCAGACCAGGTACCGGCGCCGGAGTCGGTGACACGGGCGGGCCCGGTGTCCAGGAGCCGCTGCACGCCGTTGCCTGCGATCGTCTGGACGTATCCCGAGCTGAGGGTCACGCCTCGGAGGCGGTGGTTGACGGTGTCGGCCACCACGGCATCGTAGCCGAGCTTCCAAGCCAGCTCCGACGGCAAAAGGGTGACGCCCTGGGGTTCGTTGAACCGGGCAATTTCAGATTGCCCGTCCAGGTAGCCCTTGGTGCCGGACCCGATGATCCGCTCCACGGTCTCCAGATCCGGGCGCAACTCCACCAAACGGTGATGGCCGGAATCCACCACCAGGTAGTTTCCGTTGGCGAGCTGGGTCGCCTTACCGGGGAACCGCAGAGTGCCCGACGTCGGCACAGGAGCTACGTACGGACCGTCACCGCGGTGGAGTGTCCCCTTGGCTTCATGTTCAGCGACGAGTTCTTCGAGCAGGACGGCGAGGCCGTCTGCGTGGCCCTCGCCGGAAAGGTGGGCCACAATGTAGCCCTCGGGGTCCACTACCACCAGCGTGGGCCAGGCACGGGCGGTGTACGCCTTCCAGGTGGCCAGTTCGGGGTCATCCAGCACAGGGTGGTGGATCTCGTAGCGTTCGACGGCTGATGCCAAAGCGACAGGATCTGCTTCGTGCTCGAACTTGGGCGAATGCACGCCAACGGTTACCAGGACGTCCGAGTACTTTTCTTCCAACGGACGCAGCTCGTCGAGAACGTGCAGGCAGTTGATGCAGCAGAAGGTCCAGAAGTCGAGAAGCACGATCTTGCCGCGCAGGGACTCGAGGTCCAAGGACTTCCCACCGGTGTTGAGCCAGCCGCGGCCCTCGAGTTCGGAGGCCCGGACCCGGTGTTGGGTACGTACGGTTTCGCTCATCAGCGTCCTTCCAGCTTGGTGTTCGGGTCGGTGTGCCCGGAATTGTCGTTCGTGGGGCGCTCGGCCGGGGCTGTTGT is from Paenarthrobacter nicotinovorans and encodes:
- a CDS encoding NHL domain-containing thioredoxin family protein, whose protein sequence is MSETVRTQHRVRASELEGRGWLNTGGKSLDLESLRGKIVLLDFWTFCCINCLHVLDELRPLEEKYSDVLVTVGVHSPKFEHEADPVALASAVERYEIHHPVLDDPELATWKAYTARAWPTLVVVDPEGYIVAHLSGEGHADGLAVLLEELVAEHEAKGTLHRGDGPYVAPVPTSGTLRFPGKATQLANGNYLVVDSGHHRLVELRPDLETVERIIGSGTKGYLDGQSEIARFNEPQGVTLLPSELAWKLGYDAVVADTVNHRLRGVTLSSGYVQTIAGNGVQRLLDTGPARVTDSGAGTWSEHHDDGPADFAGDALDVGALGRGTEVSLSSPWDVVWSEKLQKVVIAMAGTHQIFAFDPLANEVSILAGSGLEGLLDGKAEEAWFAQSSGLAIDGEDNIWVADSETSSLRRLVVSDSGVTVETAVGKGLFDFGFRDGEAAEARLQHPLGVTVLPDNSVAIADTYNGAVRRYDPATKSVSTLARGLAEPSDVVVVQVEGSDPLLVVVESNKHQLVLVPIPKEAQQVDEGASQTHRPKSPVTPGTLELAVRFKAPTGQKLDDRWGDPTQMKISSTPPELLVSGGGTSVGLLRTLELSADVPEGILHITARAAACDGPETEDGEIPDHAACHLYQQDWGIPVVLQADGESELVLDLRGMD